The following are encoded in a window of Amycolatopsis lexingtonensis genomic DNA:
- a CDS encoding type VII secretion target has protein sequence MTDVELSTDLTAHAHQLDAIGDGLQQAVDAANQVSMPTDAYGILCQPFRMMLDPVEQYGIDALKDAVEAMTAVSGKVREAAAAYHKYETGVADDLNKSAGGA, from the coding sequence ATGACGGATGTGGAACTCAGCACCGACCTGACGGCGCACGCCCACCAGCTCGACGCCATCGGTGACGGGTTGCAGCAGGCCGTCGACGCGGCGAACCAGGTCAGCATGCCGACGGACGCGTACGGCATCCTCTGCCAGCCGTTCCGGATGATGCTGGACCCGGTCGAGCAGTACGGCATCGACGCGCTGAAGGACGCGGTCGAAGCAATGACGGCGGTGTCCGGCAAGGTCCGCGAAGCCGCGGCGGCGTACCACAAGTACGAAACCGGCGTCGCCGACGACCTGAACAAGTCCGCCGGCGGCGCGTGA